One Leptospira terpstrae serovar Hualin str. LT 11-33 = ATCC 700639 genomic region harbors:
- a CDS encoding phosphopantothenoylcysteine decarboxylase yields MKEIVIAVSGSIASYKACDLVRGLTKQGYPVRVIMTSNATKFVGKITFEALTGKPVRIDEFDTGMAHIEIKNIASVLAVVPASANIIGKMANGIADDLVTSTYLACTSPVLVAPSMNPGMYLHPAVQRNLKTLEKDGVTIVSPDKGIVVCGDEGYGKLATVESITEQIIKLHTKNS; encoded by the coding sequence ATGAAAGAAATTGTAATTGCTGTTTCTGGATCCATCGCATCTTACAAGGCTTGTGATTTGGTAAGAGGTCTTACCAAACAAGGATACCCTGTCCGAGTGATTATGACTTCTAACGCTACGAAATTTGTTGGGAAAATCACATTTGAGGCGTTAACAGGAAAACCTGTTCGTATAGATGAATTTGATACTGGTATGGCTCATATCGAAATCAAAAACATTGCCTCAGTACTTGCTGTGGTGCCAGCTTCCGCCAATATCATCGGAAAAATGGCCAATGGAATTGCTGATGATTTAGTAACCTCTACCTATTTGGCTTGCACCTCTCCCGTGTTAGTTGCTCCTTCGATGAATCCGGGAATGTATTTACACCCTGCGGTCCAAAGAAATTTAAAAACTTTGGAAAAGGATGGTGTGACCATTGTTTCTCCTGACAAAGGTATTGTTGTTTGTGGTGATGAAGGGTATGGTAAACTAGCTACTGTAGAATCCATCACCGAACAAATTATAAAACTCCATACCAAAAATTCATGA
- a CDS encoding hemolysin family protein, which yields MEIIGIFLIFLLVFVNGFFVAAEFAMVSIRPSRLEELVKENRAMAHLTKKAVSKIDDMLSVCQVGITVASLLLGWIGEALFASVVSGFLHMFHIELDLVTIHSISIGVSFTLITLLHVILGELVPKTLAIQNTESIALGVSGPMWLFYYLFFPVTFVMNRLAGGVLTLFRLQRTGDKYVHSAEELMIIIEEQRKQGRIDNAEMQLIQKTFDFSEHTAKDVMTHRLSIIGISQESTIDKMLPLIAEHSFSRYPVYDQTLDRIVGIVHVQKYLKWQAAHLSAKGKKEKITMIMEKDFVKVPESMSIERVMTKLREKKQHMAIVIDEYGGVSGLLTLEDIIEEFFGEIRDETDTDEVDVTSKNKKTKAITLDGETELSSLSDILEGEEPSDMEEVRTIAGYFMEKNEDMPKEGSIVQIKKGSLKVKKMEGNKIISILFTPKLEEDNDSEMERELSYEDR from the coding sequence ATGGAAATAATCGGCATCTTTCTCATCTTTCTCCTCGTCTTTGTCAATGGTTTCTTCGTAGCAGCCGAGTTTGCTATGGTTTCCATCCGCCCCTCTCGCCTAGAGGAGTTAGTCAAAGAAAACAGAGCTATGGCTCATCTTACCAAAAAGGCTGTCTCTAAAATCGATGATATGTTATCGGTTTGCCAAGTGGGAATCACTGTTGCAAGCCTTCTGCTTGGATGGATCGGCGAAGCTTTGTTCGCTAGTGTCGTTTCCGGATTCCTTCATATGTTTCATATTGAATTGGATTTGGTAACCATCCACAGTATCTCGATCGGTGTTTCCTTCACACTCATTACACTCCTTCATGTGATTTTGGGGGAGCTGGTTCCTAAAACACTTGCCATCCAAAACACAGAATCAATAGCACTTGGTGTTTCTGGACCTATGTGGTTGTTTTATTATTTATTCTTTCCTGTCACGTTTGTGATGAATCGATTGGCTGGTGGGGTTCTCACTCTCTTTCGATTGCAACGTACGGGTGATAAGTACGTTCACTCTGCAGAAGAGTTGATGATCATTATTGAAGAACAAAGGAAACAAGGTCGGATCGATAATGCTGAGATGCAACTCATCCAAAAGACTTTTGATTTTTCCGAACACACAGCCAAAGATGTAATGACACATAGACTTTCTATCATTGGAATTTCTCAAGAATCAACCATTGATAAAATGCTTCCTCTGATTGCAGAACATAGTTTTTCAAGATACCCAGTTTATGATCAAACATTGGATCGTATTGTAGGTATTGTCCATGTACAGAAATATTTAAAATGGCAAGCGGCGCACCTTTCTGCAAAAGGTAAAAAAGAAAAGATCACCATGATTATGGAAAAGGATTTTGTGAAAGTTCCAGAGTCTATGTCCATAGAACGTGTGATGACCAAACTTCGCGAGAAAAAACAACATATGGCTATTGTAATTGATGAGTATGGTGGAGTTTCGGGACTGCTTACCTTAGAAGATATTATAGAAGAATTTTTTGGTGAAATTCGAGATGAAACAGACACTGATGAAGTGGATGTTACTTCCAAGAATAAAAAAACAAAAGCCATTACTCTGGATGGAGAGACAGAACTATCTAGTTTGTCTGATATCTTAGAAGGGGAAGAACCTTCCGATATGGAAGAAGTTCGTACGATCGCTGGTTATTTTATGGAAAAGAACGAAGATATGCCAAAAGAGGGTAGCATCGTTCAAATTAAAAAGGGAAGCCTGAAGGTAAAAAAAATGGAAGGGAATAAGATCATCTCCATTTTGTTTACTCCGAAACTAGAAGAAGACAATGATTCTGAAATGGAACGGGAACTTTCTTACGAGGACAGGTAG